In one window of Fictibacillus phosphorivorans DNA:
- a CDS encoding M14 family zinc carboxypeptidase has translation MKKGLVLFMGILLGSLSFWNYKGEAASYVNPNQTYTYETMTSNIKTLAQKYPGLVQYRSLGKTPYGRDIWAVKLGRGDATVLYNASHHAREWMTTNIVMEMIDQYSERYVTNSTMDGYNVANVLNNTSIWFVPMTNPDGVTLQQKGLSAFPAAAHANLIKMNGGSKDFKRWKSNAQGIDLNRQYPARWEQIANNAKAPSYKDYKGSAPLVTIEAKAMTVLTNLVDPEITNSYHTAGRILYYHFNYGTNTFEGDKTLGSTLANMTGYRLIPPDTQLSSGGGYKDWFIQTFKRPGFTFELAPYAGETNPPITIINEEWTRNKKAGLYMAVEGDKRWEKRITPITKTITLTQKVPLYDRPNVNHKMAAASLYPGTYKANAAYGDFYRIQTILGPKWIVK, from the coding sequence TTGAAAAAAGGTTTAGTGTTGTTTATGGGGATATTGCTTGGGAGCTTATCATTTTGGAATTATAAGGGAGAAGCAGCAAGCTATGTAAATCCAAATCAAACGTATACATATGAAACGATGACGAGTAATATCAAAACACTTGCTCAAAAATATCCTGGATTAGTCCAATATCGTTCACTTGGGAAAACGCCTTATGGCAGAGATATTTGGGCAGTGAAGCTTGGTAGAGGTGATGCGACAGTACTATACAATGCATCTCATCATGCCCGGGAGTGGATGACGACAAATATTGTGATGGAGATGATCGATCAGTATAGTGAACGCTATGTAACGAACAGTACAATGGATGGTTATAATGTGGCAAACGTATTGAATAACACATCGATCTGGTTTGTACCGATGACTAACCCCGACGGTGTCACACTTCAACAAAAAGGCCTATCTGCTTTTCCTGCAGCAGCTCATGCTAACCTCATCAAGATGAATGGGGGAAGCAAGGATTTTAAAAGATGGAAGTCAAACGCACAAGGGATTGATCTGAACAGACAATATCCTGCACGGTGGGAACAGATTGCAAATAATGCAAAAGCTCCTTCTTATAAAGACTACAAAGGTAGTGCTCCACTTGTGACGATAGAAGCAAAAGCTATGACTGTTCTGACGAATCTCGTAGATCCTGAGATTACAAATTCTTATCACACAGCTGGGAGAATACTATATTACCATTTTAATTATGGAACAAATACCTTTGAGGGGGACAAAACGCTTGGTTCGACCCTGGCTAATATGACAGGCTATCGACTCATTCCTCCTGATACTCAGCTATCAAGTGGTGGTGGATACAAAGACTGGTTCATCCAAACCTTCAAACGTCCTGGCTTCACGTTTGAACTTGCTCCATATGCAGGAGAGACGAATCCGCCAATCACGATTATTAATGAAGAATGGACAAGGAACAAAAAAGCAGGACTTTATATGGCAGTAGAAGGGGATAAGCGTTGGGAGAAACGTATAACACCAATTACAAAAACCATTACGCTTACTCAAAAAGTACCGCTTTACGATCGCCCTAATGTCAATCATAAGATGGCAGCAGCGAGCCTGTATCCAGGGACTTATAAAGCGAATGCAGCGTATGGAGACTTTTATCGCATTCAAACCATACTTGGACCAAAGTGGATTGTAAAATAA
- a CDS encoding formate/nitrite transporter family protein, whose product MKENQDNNNSKKAAVPDRQYFFPVQIIEYFIEEGKASLQVSNLAQFILSFMAGAFIAFGALGSVLLSMGVETSGPFNLLSGVGFAIGYTMIFLSGSILFTEINVLLPSYILQTKYWISKRVLRFWGICYIGNFLGALFVGFLLNMSGSLDKEFYEILLKFMEKKMEFTERGTWGWFQVLFSGILANWLIGIAAVLATAARDVMGKIFGILLPVIIFEAGNFQHAVANMGYFSITVLEGFEYSWYEFILLNLIPATIGNLIGGGILVSLLLSFAFKEDIDDDIVKEEEEEVEKIKHKIE is encoded by the coding sequence ATGAAAGAGAATCAAGACAATAACAATAGCAAAAAAGCAGCTGTTCCTGATCGGCAATACTTTTTTCCAGTTCAAATTATTGAATATTTTATTGAAGAAGGAAAGGCATCTTTACAAGTTTCAAACTTAGCACAATTCATTTTATCTTTTATGGCAGGTGCTTTTATTGCATTTGGCGCATTAGGTTCCGTTTTATTATCCATGGGGGTCGAAACGTCTGGTCCTTTTAACCTTTTATCAGGGGTTGGATTTGCTATCGGATATACGATGATTTTTCTATCAGGATCGATTCTATTTACAGAGATTAATGTCTTACTGCCCAGCTATATTTTACAAACCAAGTATTGGATCAGTAAAAGGGTACTTCGATTTTGGGGCATCTGTTATATCGGAAATTTCTTAGGAGCTCTATTTGTTGGGTTTCTTCTTAATATGTCCGGTTCCTTAGACAAAGAATTCTATGAGATCCTACTAAAGTTCATGGAAAAAAAGATGGAATTTACTGAACGTGGGACATGGGGTTGGTTTCAAGTATTATTCTCTGGTATTCTTGCAAACTGGCTTATCGGAATTGCAGCTGTTCTTGCTACGGCAGCAAGAGATGTAATGGGTAAAATTTTTGGAATTCTTTTACCTGTTATCATATTTGAGGCAGGTAATTTCCAACACGCCGTGGCGAACATGGGGTATTTTAGCATTACTGTTTTGGAAGGCTTTGAATATAGTTGGTATGAATTTATTCTTCTTAATTTAATTCCTGCAACGATTGGCAACTTGATTGGTGGAGGTATATTAGTCTCCTTATTGCTCTCCTTTGCATTTAAAGAAGACATTGATGATGATATAGTAAAAGAGGAAGAAGAGGAAGTAGAAAAGATAAAACATAAGATAGAATAA
- a CDS encoding alkaline phosphatase family protein, whose translation MSRLTNHLVVISFDCLSSLDFPLLEQLPHFNKLLDQGSYCKKVETIYPSVTYPCHTSIVTGRYPKNHGIVNNTLTQPGKASPDWYWHRKHIKGTTLYDEAKKAGMTTGALLWPVTARANIDYNMPEIFANRKWHHQIPVSLLNGSKRYQLDLNRRFGHVRNGLNQPELDDFVLESTIHTIKTKKPQLLLVHFVDLDSQRHYHGFSSDEAMDAIKRHDNRLGRIVESLQEAGIYEETTIAVLGDHSALDESKAIKLNVLLKEHGLIDTDSKGAIQNWIAYCKSCDGSAYIYLKDSSDLQTKEVVKKLLDHLLIDERNGIEKIYSQEQAAATGADDQCAFMVEARRGFYFNEEHQGSFLNNITDQDVREKRFTHACHGYSPKKEDYTTILLLAGKGIQRNVVVPSMHLIDEGPTFAKLLGLDLGETDGKVVQDFLTS comes from the coding sequence ATGTCACGTCTAACCAATCATTTAGTAGTCATCTCATTTGACTGTCTTTCTTCTCTTGATTTTCCTTTGTTAGAGCAACTTCCGCATTTTAATAAATTATTGGATCAAGGCTCATATTGCAAAAAGGTAGAGACGATCTATCCTTCTGTAACATATCCCTGTCATACTTCGATCGTTACAGGACGTTATCCCAAAAATCACGGCATCGTAAACAACACGTTAACACAGCCAGGTAAAGCTTCTCCAGATTGGTATTGGCACAGAAAACATATTAAAGGGACTACATTATATGATGAAGCAAAAAAAGCCGGTATGACTACCGGTGCTCTTCTTTGGCCAGTGACTGCAAGAGCGAACATCGATTACAACATGCCCGAAATTTTTGCGAACCGAAAGTGGCACCACCAGATTCCTGTTTCTCTCTTAAACGGAAGTAAAAGATATCAACTTGACTTGAACCGTCGATTCGGACATGTGCGCAATGGTTTGAACCAACCAGAGCTTGATGATTTTGTTTTAGAATCCACGATACATACGATTAAAACTAAAAAACCACAATTATTACTTGTTCATTTTGTAGATCTTGATTCACAGAGGCACTATCATGGCTTTTCTTCTGATGAAGCAATGGATGCGATAAAAAGACATGATAATAGACTCGGAAGAATTGTCGAATCCTTACAGGAAGCTGGTATATATGAAGAAACGACGATCGCCGTATTAGGAGATCATAGCGCACTAGATGAGAGCAAAGCTATTAAACTGAATGTACTATTAAAAGAACATGGATTAATAGACACTGATTCAAAAGGGGCTATACAAAATTGGATAGCCTATTGCAAAAGTTGTGATGGATCAGCATATATTTACTTGAAGGATTCATCTGATCTACAAACAAAGGAGGTAGTGAAAAAACTGCTGGACCACTTATTGATTGATGAAAGAAATGGTATTGAAAAGATCTACAGTCAAGAACAAGCGGCTGCAACCGGTGCTGATGATCAATGTGCGTTTATGGTAGAAGCTAGACGAGGTTTTTATTTTAACGAAGAACATCAAGGCTCTTTTCTAAACAACATTACAGATCAAGATGTAAGGGAAAAACGGTTCACACATGCTTGCCATGGTTATTCTCCTAAAAAAGAAGACTACACTACTATCTTGTTATTAGCAGGTAAAGGGATACAAAGAAATGTTGTTGTTCCTTCCATGCATTTAATCGATGAAGGGCCGACGTTTGCTAAACTATTAGGTCTAGATTTAGGAGAAACAGATGGTAAAGTCGTGCAAGATTTTTTAACCAGCTAG
- a CDS encoding MFS transporter — protein sequence MKRFTKEENSWMYYDWANSAYSIIISTAVFPLFFKAAATNAGISPSDSTAYLGYTIAIATFILAMLSPILGTIADYKGLKKRFFTFFFALGLISTASLAFIPSDQWLLLLIFYTLTAIGSSGSNVFYDAFITDVTTEDRMNRVSSRGFGLGYIGSTIPFLISIAIIVLAQNEVLPISTTIASKIAFLITAIWWGIFTIPMLKNVYQKYGIEREQKPLINSFKRLGKTMKEIRKYRALFLFLLAYFFYIDGVGTIITMSTAYGSDLGISSTNLLIILFVTQVVAAPFAILYGRLAERFTGKKMLYVGIGVYIIVCIYAYFLETTMDFWILAMLVATSQGGIQALSRAYFAKLVPKENSNEFFGFYNIFGKFASIMGPLLIAVTAQVTGNSASAVFSLVVLFIIGITILMFVPEPKVDSSHTISA from the coding sequence ATGAAACGGTTTACAAAAGAAGAGAATAGCTGGATGTACTATGATTGGGCAAACTCAGCGTATTCGATTATTATCTCAACAGCTGTATTTCCTTTGTTCTTTAAAGCAGCCGCAACAAACGCAGGAATCAGTCCATCAGATTCAACGGCTTATTTGGGGTATACAATCGCGATTGCCACGTTTATTTTAGCGATGCTTAGCCCTATACTCGGAACAATTGCTGATTACAAAGGATTAAAGAAGCGATTCTTCACATTCTTTTTTGCACTCGGTCTTATTTCTACCGCATCATTAGCTTTTATTCCAAGTGATCAATGGCTCTTATTATTAATTTTTTATACGCTAACTGCGATCGGTTCAAGCGGATCCAATGTTTTTTATGATGCTTTTATTACTGATGTAACGACAGAAGATAGAATGAACAGAGTATCTTCAAGAGGCTTCGGCTTAGGTTATATCGGGAGTACGATTCCTTTTTTAATCAGTATCGCGATTATCGTATTGGCACAAAATGAAGTTCTGCCGATCTCAACCACGATTGCAAGTAAAATCGCCTTTTTAATTACTGCGATTTGGTGGGGGATTTTTACAATTCCTATGTTAAAGAACGTTTATCAGAAGTACGGCATCGAACGAGAACAAAAGCCTTTAATCAACAGCTTTAAACGTTTAGGAAAAACCATGAAAGAAATACGAAAGTACCGAGCTCTGTTCTTATTTCTGCTCGCTTATTTCTTTTATATTGATGGAGTAGGAACGATCATTACGATGTCCACTGCTTACGGTTCAGATCTTGGCATTAGTTCTACTAACCTTTTAATCATCCTTTTTGTAACACAGGTGGTCGCTGCCCCTTTTGCCATTCTATACGGAAGGTTAGCAGAGAGATTTACTGGGAAGAAGATGCTATATGTTGGAATTGGGGTCTACATTATCGTTTGTATTTATGCATATTTCTTAGAAACAACAATGGATTTCTGGATTTTAGCCATGCTTGTTGCTACGTCTCAAGGTGGCATTCAAGCGTTAAGCCGTGCCTATTTTGCTAAACTTGTTCCGAAAGAAAACTCGAATGAATTTTTTGGCTTTTACAATATTTTCGGTAAGTTCGCTTCCATTATGGGGCCGTTGTTAATCGCTGTAACCGCTCAAGTGACTGGAAATTCTGCTAGTGCTGTGTTCAGCCTTGTGGTTCTGTTCATTATTGGTATTACGATTCTTATGTTTGTTCCAGAACCAAAAGTGGATTCGTCTCATACGATTAGTGCATAG